The genomic interval AAAATCGGAACACATCCCTGATCGGAGACGCAAGGGCTCTCCGTCGAAACGTAGAATTTTATCCTCCTCGCTTTCGAAACCGAggtgtaataatttataataacttACGACACGCTGTACGACTAGCAGTAAAATGCTTCCGAATAATATGAACCCCAGGACGGTGTAGAACCGGTGGCTCGTAAAGCGCATGGCCATTGATCAAGTGGCTAACAAAGCTGCCGCGGTATCCGAGAGTAtagcgacaaaaatttttctcgaagtTTTACCGGGCGTAAGAATTTCTCGCTTttggaggaaaaggaaaataatttcgaacgacTCCCGTGCGCCGTCAAGATTCGAGCCTCAATATACTACGTTCCACCGCACGTCCCGGATGATTACGGAAAATATACTGCTGTTCTTACTCCCCAGTATTCAGCGTATGACACTCGATATCTCGGACgtatcgatagaaaaattatttatagcgAGTTGGTTCGAATTGCCCGTAGTTAATTATTCCGTGGGTCGTAAAATCTCGTTTTACATCATCGAGTGTTTTATCACGCAAGGAAAAGGAGGTACACTCGCGGTCggaattatttgtttttttctccctttaaCGCAACGATTGCATCGGGATGTTGTAAAATTACTTCAATCGATTAATCCTATCGAACGATTTCcgttttcgattttatacgtttcgttgattgagagaaaaaaaaaaaaaaaaatacaaaaaaaatcgaagggaaATTAACGGTACGTAACTCGATCCGGAGCGAAAATTCACCGACTTCACCCCGTCACCGGAAGCGACACGTACGGCATCTGATCGAAAACCCTCTTCGTGAGTTTTCGGGGGTTTTAAAAACCGGCggatctccctttttttttttttctcctcgtttcgaGGGACCGCGCGCAACTGTTACGGGCATCGCGACGCTGTTGTGGAAGCAGAGAGAGCCCATCGATGCATATCCAATTCCGAATAGGCACGTCGTCCTTCGCAGCTACCTGCTTTGAAACGAAGCTGGCCTCAAGGAGACCCAAGCGAGGCTCAAGGACGCAGGAAACCCTTCCAACTCCAATTTCCAAGCCCCCCGTTCGTATAATCCGAAACCTGTTCTTCGGCGAGGAGTTGGGATGGGTCAACAACAACACCGCCCCGTACCGGTACAACGTATCATAGTAGGTATAGTAAAATGCCCAAATCGTCGCGGGGGCCTTAACCCACCACGGGcactgtatattatacgagaaGGATACCTTTCGTGTAAACCGAAGTGGTTACAGTATTTTATAACGCTTTATAACTCTATTTCCTTTATTTCGAAATCTCCCCGCGTTACGCTATGCCGCGACCATAACGAAACACTTTATAATCTCGGTAAATTCACTTTGGCACCCGTAAATCATTCgggaaattaaaaatcttttcatttctctttctcatttcgAGTGTACGAtccgtttaaatttttttgtttcttcaatcCGAATGAAAGCAGCTGCTCGCACAGGTGGCGAATTATCACTCCGTTAATGATTCGCTGGGATAATTAGATTTACGATCGATGatttgttatatatatttataaacataGCGACAAAACTTGGTACGTACGCGGTAACTATCCGCGAAGTGGTTGGAGGGGGACATGAGCTAAAAACGCGAAAGAAGCAACAAGAAATTAGCGGTGCTTTTTGTTCGCGTGCTGCAAACGTAATCGCATCGggatacaggtatattatacatatatatatatataagttcgCGAACGGTGCAGATACGCTCTTCTAATTTGCGGGGAACATTGACCTTGTAACGATCACGTGTTTTAAGAAAGGGATTGGAAGTGGGTTTCAAGGCCGGATCGACCCTCGTCCTACTACGGAATCAAAATTCGAGGAACCATCGCACTAAGGACGCGAGTAAAGGTAatacgcgcgcgcgtatacatatatacgtatgtatgtttCGGTACATAATAGATGGGGGCGTAGATAAAGGTGGTTAGTAGCTATACGTGTCTCCCCTGGGTCTGGCTGCCCCGTGTCTCGGGTCTCTGATCCGGTCCCGGGTCTCGACTCTCTCTCTGATCCCAACTCGTTCCGTGGTCCAGACCTTCCAGCGTACGTTCGACTCGGAGGCAAgacaaatgaaagaaaataatgaaacaaaaccAACAGCGTCAGCATCGGCTTCGTCCCATGAGACGACGTCGATGGCCTAGGCCAATCACAAAAagcggaggagaaaaagaccgagaaagataaaaaaaatagataaataaataaaaagaagcgTATAACGTGAAACCGTTGCATCGCAGGGTTCACTTATATGGTCGTTCCTCGGTCACGAAtggatacgcgtatacgtacgtacggacatacgtgtatacctatatgtatgtaacgtgGTTATAATCTGTCATGGAAGGACGTGTGCGAGCCGAGTTTATTCTCTCGTTCACGTGCGTGTGTGATGCGTCGCTGCAGCGCGTACaacgtttataaataaaaatgataattcattCACTCTACTGTTTTCCCCAATAATTTCTCGAAGTTATGACGAAAATCTACGATAGCTGGGAAGCATATGTCTTGTATTTATTCAAGCCCATTTACGTGACCCTTACGACCCCTTATctcattgattttttaccctttGAACCACGTCGCGTCCATTCGACCGGTCTCTCTTCACCGAGAAGATATTCAGAGCTCCGGGGCTACTTAATGAAGATTGATATCTATACCAGAGTTCGCGTCCTCGTGATATTCCGAGTGACTTTTCATTCCGTTCGAATTCATCCTACGGACGACAGATTTTTCACTCTGAGGGAAATAATGCGAGTGTCCTCTCCTAATAATATTAACTTCTTATCATCCCCTGCGATGCGGAGTATACTGGGAAAAAgttcatcgataaaatttcacctcTGATACGAACGTGAGAAAGTGAAGAAAAtggttttcgaatttttctattcaaacgTTCCTCGAgttttacatgtacgtacctaaCGCCTATACCTATGTCTTGATTGAGGAAAATAACGTATATCCGCTTGTCAGTGTCAAGGTTGCGGTTGCACCGACATTTCTCCACGGATAACGTGCAGAATTGCATTGATACTCGATTCTAGAAATAGATTTTTCCTACGAGATAAGCGTATACACACTGAATATTAATTCCTGCCGATCCATCATCGGGTTAATGAAgtatatgaaaaaacaaaattcaattccgGAACGAAAACTTACGATCAATCTAGAGAAtcgcgttttttttatcacaattCTTTTCCAGAGGAAAAtctttaatttgttttttcacaaagttgaatttttatttaactttgtttctcatttcgtttcgttggaaaaatatttgcttGGGACCCCACTAATACTAACACTATATACTCGTAATTGTGCGTACGTGAATATGTTTATTTATAGCGGCGATAGCGGCGTCCCGTGTGTGCGTGCAGATTCATATTCTCAAACCATTGAAACCACATGGGTGTTTCCGTACGCACACATCCGTAAATGGGAATAACAatttatatagtatacatacggTACAATGTGTACGGTCAGTGCTGCAATCGGCGCAGTACCGCGAAGCTTGGGTCAATTTAGTTCTAGTGAGATCAGCGTAAGTGGCAGTTTATTTCGTCTTCGCAGTTACAATAATCCGCGACTTCGCGACAGTCGCGATAGAGCTCGACTCGCTCCGAGGGGGAATAAAAGGCGACGTTTTTACGGGTGAAAAAATAGAGCCGTGTCAAAAATACGAGTGAAAACGGACGACAGCTGCCGGTTTATCGAATCGAACAATATTGCCCACGCGGTAAATTAAGATGGTCAAGTTCTTGATCACCTGCGTCGCTCTTTTGAGGTGAGTAATCCTCCGGTGTCCGACACCGTAAAATCCGacgatcgtttcgttttcatgATCCGAAGCGATTCCTCTTCTTgactcgtttcttttttttttgtttttcctttctcttattACCGATCCCATCGAGCGTCCATTCAATTATGATATCTTAACAGAGGGATGAACGCGATATGGTCCAATTAGAGGATGTTCTATTCAATGAATTGGAACCACCCGATGTCTTTATCGTTGACTAAAAAGCCAAAGAGAATTTTATATCCTCATATCCGAACAAACGGTCGATCAATCAGGGTTACCACGATCCAATCCTTTTCCTATCTTGTATACCCTTTTGATCGGCGCTCGCTGGGTGTTCTCAATTCTTCAGCTTCAATCGATACCAGATTTTTTCTCGGAACTTTCGAGCACATCGATTCGTCGTAACGATGAAGTTTGCCGCCTCCACGAACGAAATGCacgtcgacgatttttctcaatcgTCCGATCAAGCACCGCGGTAATTTACACCAAAACATCGTGCGATtacacaaattttttcattcttcgtttaCAGTTCATCCGTGTGCCTCGCCCAAGGTGAGATGTACGGAGGACGTTGGTTGGACAATCTCTACGCGAATATAAACAGGATGACCAGCAATATCAACGAGAATCTGAGGAGCTTGAACGACCAAATTCAGGACGGCGTTCGACGCGGTCAAGAAAGTATAGATAACATGAACGCCAATATCCAGGAAGGTGTTGCGAATCTCAATCGTAACATTGAGCAGGATCTGCAGACCGAAGAGGAGAGGATCAATCAAATAACGGACGAGATCAGGCGAAACGTGATAGTCGTAGGtgagaaattctccgatcgacGTACGTGAGACTCCGGAGATAAGAcgtgatcttttttttgttttttgtttttcattcatttttacagGTCAAAATGGAGCCAACTCGATAAATGTGCGATCCGGTCGTGGATATCCGGGTCAGTCGATCTCGATAGATTCGATTCCGGGTGGTACGAGGACGATATATTCAGGTACAACGGGGAACGGTCGATTGTACTACAGGGAGAGCGAAGACGTGGTCATCGGGAATACGTTGTATCATACCGCCAGGGTTTACAACCACACCAGCCAAGCCATGGACGAGTACCGCTACACCCTCGATCTTGCAGATCCATCGGCGAGGCCCGTCTACCTTCCGACCAACCAAGGAAACACCATGACGATCCCTAACGGAAGATCGGAAACGCCGCCTGCCACCGAATCCGCCAACTGATGGATTCGTCGCATTTGAAAACACGCGATCGTTACTgtctctattttcatttcgattaaataaatttatgcGCTTCGTCGAAGCGACGATCATTGATGGAAATTTATACATCCATTTCCAAAGATACGAGAAAAGTAAAACTTCCGCTGACCAGATTTtctttactcattttttttcaaattctctctCTACCTTGTCACACCGCCCTCGCGTATCCAGTTCCAACTTCACGGGGTAAGTGACAAGCGTTACGAGGGTGAGTGGAAAATGTAAAGTGGATCGTCATCCTCACTCGCGCAAAACACGCGATCCCAAGTTCGAAGGGcttccttattttattcattttcggcGTCCGACGAATACCTGATTCACCTCCTTTGCGATAACTCGCCGCAGTTTACAGCGGTAGCTTCATTTCGTCGGAGTTGATGACAAAGAATCGTCACACTTCGGAGAAACTTCTCTTCGACGGTTCAGTGATACGAACTTATCAGGTTTCTGCTGCGCCTGACTAAGATAAGCCTTTTTTACCTCTCGTACCTGTCCCAATCTCCCCCTCACTTCCTCCCACCGTGCGCACGACGACCCTTCCATAACTCATCTCATGTGTATCTCCGGTGCCTTATTCCAATAATACCTCAACGATCTCCACCGTACGAACGctaacgagtaaaaaaataaaaatataattaatacaaCCGAGCCGTTAAAGCGCCGGAGAAATTAATATCAAGAAGAAAATACAAGCGTCGCACGTAAACGCGGTGATTACTCCGAGTTTAGTCCGACGTCCGGAGACTCGTTAGCtagtttttgcttttcttttttttttttttttttttttattactagatttttttttttgtccttcatATTTTTCGTCGTGAACCGCGACGACACCTCTCGCATAGAAATGGGCGAGATGTGGTTTTTCAATACAGTAGCTCGTATTTAGCTCGCGTTGAGTCGAGGAGGGCGgacggtataataataagtaaAATAAGTGTCGGGATCAATGCCAGGTGTGCAGGTGGTACGCATTCCTCCGTAAGAGATCTTTTACTCCCAAAGTCACGGTCTTTCAGGCTTTCTCTCCCCATGCGTGCACCGGCATTGcattaaatatacacacaacCGCGCGTActtgtatacatgtgtatatatatttcgtctCACAAACGCGCCTCCCCGCGTATAACGTTACGTACGCGCGCGTACACGGGAACAAGCTATACGAAAATACGATGCGATGTAAAACAACGTTGCAGGTCAAGAGCCGGGGTaattaagaataataatgaaaaaacgaagagcaatgaaagaggaagaaaaaaaaaaaaaaaacctctccTTTTTGTCTTCTGTTTCCTCTAACATATGCGTAAATACAAACGTTGTGCACGTGCTAGACGggtacggtatatacatacgtagtaTACGGACCGGTAGAAATTTGAGAAGGGTGAATAGAGATGACGAAATATACGAAAGATGAGCTCGTCCCGTTGCGGTTGTATGCGTGGTACCCGAAcacacgcatacatatatgtcaAAGGAAACTACGAATAGGGTTTACCGGTACATACGCGTACCTTCACCCTGTAGCGGTAGCAGCGCGTACGTTGCgttattttcttattatagATGTGGGCCCATTGTTTAAGCGAGGCCACCCGTCGAGACCGTGGGTGTGAGAAGGGCCCTCTGTGCAGGGTACGCGTTGCCGAAGAGCTAAATAACCGAGTAGAGGGTGTGGTGGGAGGTGAGAGGGGGATATTCGGATCCCGCGTGGACCACGCGCACCGCCTAGATATTCGAGATTCGTATATAAACCTTCCTCCGGCGGAGGCCCAGGGGGGACCCCGTTCGAGGGACGCATTAGAATACAATGAATTCTAAGGGGGCGAAAGTGGGTCCCAACGAAACTTGGGAACGGCTTTTTCGAAGCTCCGTAGCCCCGCGCTGTATACGGCGCGGTTTTAATCTCATTTTAGAATCGTGACGGAGTAGCGAGGGTATATAGCGCGGACGGGATTGAACCtcgaggaggagaagagggaatcagaagaggaagaagagaagcCCCGTTATCTCGAGTGCAACGTGGTCACCGCCGGCTGCAATGACCCTACCCCTCCTACACCGCGAGATAAATCTTACCGCTCGATGGACGTCGTCGAGATaatgaaacaaacaaattatcCACAAGTTCTCAATAGCCCCCGTACACATCGTAAACAAATGAGGTGGACGATGCGCAGGGGTTACACGTACTGCTCTTATGCCGTGGAAAATCATCCGACGAGATACCACGTGGCGCGGTCTTCGTgctgcatgtatgtatattcgccAACGAGAATaagacgagaagaagaagaagagaaaagatttGAACGAGATCCTGCAGCTCCGCGCCCGGAGCTCCTTCGGGTCAATCTCCGTTCCTGTTCAcaccgttttattttcattcgctcgaGAAAGAGATCTTCCTTCTTATAGCTTCTCCTCACATATTCTTACGCGGAACAGTAATTTG from Athalia rosae chromosome 1, iyAthRosa1.1, whole genome shotgun sequence carries:
- the LOC105684164 gene encoding uncharacterized protein LOC105684164, translating into MVKFLITCVALLSSSVCLAQGEMYGGRWLDNLYANINRMTSNINENLRSLNDQIQDGVRRGQESIDNMNANIQEGVANLNRNIEQDLQTEEERINQITDEIRRNVIVVGQNGANSINVRSGRGYPGQSISIDSIPGGTRTIYSGTTGNGRLYYRESEDVVIGNTLYHTARVYNHTSQAMDEYRYTLDLADPSARPVYLPTNQGNTMTIPNGRSETPPATESAN